From the Mesotoga prima MesG1.Ag.4.2 genome, the window AACCGGAAGATCCTGGAGGGCAACGTCGTGGATCAGCTGATCCAGCGCTCTCTGCAGGAAGGTCGAGTACACAGCGAAGACGGGTTTCGTTCCGGCCGCAGCCATTCCGGACGCAAAGGTAGTGCAGAGCTGCTCGGTTATTCCAAGATCGAAGAACCTTGCGGTATGTTTCGCGGCAAACCCTGCCAGGCCCGTTCCGTCGGGCATCGCTGCCGTAATAGCGGAAATTGATGGGTCTTTCTTTGCCAGTTCCGTCAGAACATTTCCGAAGACTTCACTGTAAGTAAGTTCCCCGTTTCGGGAGATCTTCTCGCCGTTTTCAGGGTCGATTCTGCTTACGCTGTGAAATCTAGTGGGATTGCTTTCGGCGTATTCGAGGCCCTTCCCCTTCTTAGTGACTATATGGACAAAGAAAGGTTCCGGCAACTGCTTTACGGCCGAAAAAACGGCCTCCAGCTCCTGAAAATCGTGGCCCTTCACAGGACCCACGTAGTTCAACCCCATGTCTTCGAAAATATTGCCGCCGAGAATCGAGGCTTTCAATCCGCTCTTTATCTTCGAAAGGAACTGCTCGAGGCTTCCGAGCCTCATCGTCTCAAGGGCGTTTTTCAAGTCGCCTTTCATTTCTCTGTAGACGGGGTTCAGCCTTAGTTCGGCAAGAGAAGAAGAGAGGCTTCCCACGTTTTTTCCGATGCTCATACCGTTGTCGTTTACTACCACTTTTATCTTGGAGCCGATGTCCTTCATCTGATTAAGAGCTTCAAGAGCCAGACCCGAAGTCAGGGCTCCGTCACCTGCTACGACCACTATATTCTTTGCGTTGCGGAATATGTTTTCTGCCTGCTCTATGCCCATTGCGGCAGGAAGTGCCGTTCCAACGTGTCCGGCCCCAAAGAAGTCGTAAGGGCTCTCCTTTCTGTTCAGGAAGCCGCTGATCCCGCCCTTCTTCCTGAGAGATCCGAAGGAACCAAACCGACCTGTGAGCAGTTTGTGAGTGTAAGCCTGATGCCCGGTATCCCAGATGATTATGTCTTCGTCGGGGTCGAATACCCGGTAGAGAGCTATCGTCAGCTCGACGGTCCCCAGGTTCGAAGCGAGATGGCCCGTGTTCGAGGACACGACTCTCGTTATGGTATCTCTTATCTCACCGGCCAGAACCTCCAGCTGGGTATAAGAGTAGTCTTTTAATCGTCTGAAGAGTGGCTGTTCGTTCATCAATTACGACTCCATTCTTTCGATAGATCTATAATAGTGTCTGAAAAGGAGCGCCGTAGTCACACTGCCGACTCCCCCGGGTACGGGAGTAATCGCAGCCGCTATCTGGCTTACCTCGTCAAAGTCTACATCGCCCACGAGCTTCCCATCCACAAAGTTAATTCCAACATCTATCACAACTGCGCCGGGCCTGATCATCTCGCGCTCGATAAACTTGGCAATCCCAACGGCACTGACTACTATATCGGCGTTGAATGTCTTCTCGGAGATGTCTCTGCTCCTCGAGTGGCAGACTGTCACGGTTCCGTCCACACCTTTCTTCAGTAAGAGCAGTGCGAGAGGCTTCCCGACAGTATTTGATCTGCCGACAATGGTTATGTCTCTCCCCTTCACTTCGATCCCGTAATAGTCAAGAATCTCCATGACGGCTTCGGCAGTAGGGGGAGCGAAGAACTCCTCATCGTTGATTATTCCGCCGAGATTCGATACGGTTCGGCCCTCAAGATCCTTTCCGGGATCGAGCGCAGCCAGCACGGCCTTTTCGTTGGCGTTCTTCAGCGGATGCATCACCATTATTCCCGCAACGCTCTTGTCTTTGTTCAGTTCAGAGATCTCCTCGACGGGATTGCTGCCGCTATCTCTCACTATCACTTCAATGCCGAGTTTCTCCCCCTGCTTCCTTATCGATTTCATATAGGTCTTGTTGGACGGGTCCGGTTCGTCGCAGAAGAGAACTAGTGAAGGAAGCTCTCCAGTTCTATTGCCGATCTTCTCCTTTATTTCATCATATATGCTCTTTGAAACGATCTTTCCATCAAGTATCATATACACCACCTCAAAAGAGCCCGCTAATCTTTCCGTCCGCGTCCACATCTATCTGCTTGGCGTTGGGATCCCTGCCCAGTCCCGGCATCAGCATTATCTTTCCGGCGACAACAACTATAAACCCGGCGCCGGCAGAGAGATTTAGATCTCTCACCTTGAAAGTGTAACCCTGCGGAGCCCCCAGTTTCTTGTCGTCGTCGGAGATGGAATACTGAGTCTTGGCAACGATTATCGGTAGACGATCGACTCCCTGCTTCTTGAAGAGCCTTAACTTGCTCTTTGCCGCCGGCTCAAGATCGACTCTACCGGCTCTATATATCTCTTTCGCCAGCTTGTCCAGCTTTTCCTCGAAGGAGAGATCCATCGGAATCAATGGTTTGTAATCGCTCGGACCGTCGACAAGCTCGACAAGCTTCCTGGCGAGGTCTACTCCCCCGGCGCCGCCTTCGGCCCAAACACTCGACCGCTCGTAAGGTATCGAGTTGGACTTGCAGAGGCCGTCGAATTTCTCTCTTTCCTTCTCAGTGTCTGTCGGGAATTCATTAAGGGCAACTATTACTGGAATACCGTACTTGTGAATGTTTTCGAAGTGAACCTTCAAGTTTTCAAAGCCCTTTTCAAGTGCCGACAAATCTTCTTCCAGAATATCCTTCTTTGAAGCTCCCCCGTTCAGCTTCAGGGCTCTGATCGAGGCGACCAGAACAACTGCGCTTGGGTTCAAGCCTCCGACAGGGCAGACGAAGTCGAGGAATTTCTCTGCTCCCAGGTCTGCCCCGAAGCCCGCCTCGGTTATCACATAATCGGAAAGCTTCAGAGCCATTTTTGTCGCAGTCAGGGTGTTTGTTCCATGTGCTATGTTCGCAAAAGGTCCTCCATGAACAAAGGCAGGAGTTCCTTCAATAGTCTGGACTAGATTCGGGTCGAGAACATCTTTCAGAAGCGTGGCCATCGCCCCCTGAACGTTCAAATCCTTGACGGTAATGAAGTCGCCATCGTAGCTTCTACCAACGATTATTCTGGCCAGCCGTTCCTTTAGATCGACAAGGTTCTTCGAAAGACAGATGATCGCCATAATTTCGGAGGCGGCAGTTATTACGAAGGAGTCCTCCCTCGGATAACCGTTCGCCGACCCTCCAAGGCCTACGATTATCTGTCTGAGAGCCCTGTCATTCATATCCATGGTTCTCGGCCAGTATAACTGCGCCGGATCGATTCTCAGTTCGTTGTCGAAATTAATGTGCGCATCGATAACTGCAGAAAGAAGATTGTGTGCCAGCGAGATCGCGTGAAAATCGCCAGTAAAGTGAAGGTTAATCTCTTCCATCGGAAGCACTTGAGAATAACCGCCGCCGGCGGCCCCCCCCTTGATTCCCATGATCGGGCCGACAGACGGCTCCCTAAGAGTAACAAAGGATTTCTTCCCTATCTTGTTCAGGGCCATCGCCAGACCGACAGAAGTGGTCGTCTTCCCTTCGCCGGCGCTTGTGGGGCTTATAGCTGTCACAAGAACCAGTTTTCCGTCTGGTTTGTCCTGCAGCTCATTAAGATACTGGTGTGAGATCTTTGCAATGTGCTTTCCATATCTTCTAATATGTTTGTCAGGGATAGAGACGGATGAGGCGATTTCGTCTATTTCTTTCAATTCTGCCTTCTGTGCTATCTCCAGATCAGTCAGCATGAAAAACCTCCTATAGATGCTTTTTCTCTGTTGATGCGCACTCTCGAGCGATTTTGTCGAGAACGCCATTTACGAATTTGCCGCCCTGTTCCGAACCATACTTCTTTGCGATGTCTATTGATTCGTTCAGTGTAACTTCGATCGGTATGTCCGGCTCATAGATTATCTCGTATGCTCCAAGCCTCAGGACGTTCTTGTCGGTTGAGGCAAGTCTCTCGAAAGTCCAGTTGGTGAGGTGTTTTCTTATTATTTCGTCTATCTCATTGCGATTCTTCAAAATAGTGTCGAAATACTTTCGTGTTCTCAATTTCATCTCCATCTCCATCGAAAAGAAGCTGAGCTCCTGTTCGAGATAATCCGATGAAGACTCCATATCTTCATTGAAGTCGAATTGATAGATCGCGCTGAAAACAATTTCTCTCATCTTTCGTCTGCTATTGTTTGGACCTGCCTTCACCTCTTCAAACCTCTTTCTCTCTGTCTTCGTCTTCGGTCTCTTCGACCGTTTCCTCGGACTTACTTTCTTGAAGCTCGGGCTTCACTTCGGAGTTCTCAAACTCCTCTTCCTCTTCAAACATTGCAGGTTTCTGAGCCTCTTCATACACGTCTTCAATCGTTATGGAAACGTCTTCAACCTTTATCCCGCTGAAGCTCTCCACGTCGTTCTTCAATTTCTCCTGCATCTTCCTGGCATGAGAGGGTATCGAGACGCCGTACTTAATCTTCGTATTCACGGTTATCTTCACTGTCTTGGTTCCATCGACCTTCTCATCGAGATCGATATCTACGGTCGACTTGGCCTCTTTACGCGCTTTTGCTTCCTTAGGATCGAATTTCAAGAATTCTATGTAGGAGTGAATAGCGATATCCCGGATTACAGCCTCCGAGATCTCGATTCTGCCGAGATCAGTCTCTTCAAAATCCATAATTCTCCCTCCTTTCTCCCTATGCTCTCTCGATATATTCGCCTGTTCTTGTGTCCACACGAATCCGCTCTCCATTCTCTACGAAGAATGGAACCGTTACCTTCAAACCTGTTTCAAGAACGGCAGGCTTGCCGCTTCCCGAAACTGTATCACCTTTATAGGCAGGTGCGGTATCCGTTACTTTGAGGACGACAGTGTTTGGAAGTATAACGCCTATAGGTCTATCTTCATGGAACTGAAGGTCCACTTCCTCGTTTTCCTTGATGTAGTCCAGAGCATCTCCCATCTCATCTACACCAATTGTATACTGCTCGTAGGTCTCAAGGTCCATGAAATGAAAGAGCTCATCCTCCGAGTAAAGATACTGAACATGTCTGAATGAAAGCGCAGCTTCTTCAACTTTTTCGCTTGCTTGAAACGTGAACTGCCTAACAAGACCAGTTTTCAGATTTTTCATCCTGGTCCTTATTATACCGTCCCCTCTTCCCATTGAATGTTTGTTAGCTTCTGTTACAATGTAGATCTCTTCTTCAATTATTAGGGGCATTCCCTTTCTAATCTTTCCAACTTCTATCATCTAGAAGCCACCTCCGGATCGCTAAAGAATCTTCAACTCTCTATCTAGATTAGTCAAAACATCAATTCCATTTTCACGAAAATAACAATCGTCTTCTATTCTAACCCCAAATTTTCCGGGAAGATAGATACCCGGCTCAACTGTTATGACTGCTCCGGCAGGAATAGGAGCAGAGTTCTTTGGAGACAGACCTTGACCATCGTGAGTGTCCATTCCCAGGCTGTGCCCAAGACCGTGTCCAAAGTAATCTCCGTAACCAGCCTCTTCAATTATACTTGCCGCTAACTCATGCAGGTAACTGCCAAT encodes:
- the dxs gene encoding 1-deoxy-D-xylulose-5-phosphate synthase — encoded protein: MNEQPLFRRLKDYSYTQLEVLAGEIRDTITRVVSSNTGHLASNLGTVELTIALYRVFDPDEDIIIWDTGHQAYTHKLLTGRFGSFGSLRKKGGISGFLNRKESPYDFFGAGHVGTALPAAMGIEQAENIFRNAKNIVVVAGDGALTSGLALEALNQMKDIGSKIKVVVNDNGMSIGKNVGSLSSSLAELRLNPVYREMKGDLKNALETMRLGSLEQFLSKIKSGLKASILGGNIFEDMGLNYVGPVKGHDFQELEAVFSAVKQLPEPFFVHIVTKKGKGLEYAESNPTRFHSVSRIDPENGEKISRNGELTYSEVFGNVLTELAKKDPSISAITAAMPDGTGLAGFAAKHTARFFDLGITEQLCTTFASGMAAAGTKPVFAVYSTFLQRALDQLIHDVALQDLPVLFAIDRAGIVGQDGATHNGIFDISFLSMIPNMQILAPSSLKELANMIFTLFTEKWMDHPTAIRYPRETELQNIDDIVSNLRKMDPFKWEKVIDGKETAILATGSMVSRSREAALLNGCALFNCRSIKPLDKAALGKIFADYDLIVTVEEGIMSGGFGSNVALEASRQNYNGRIDIIAIEDRFSSHGTREEVLNELGLDARGIENRISKLRGEKNASNYRIR
- the nusB gene encoding transcription antitermination factor NusB, with translation MKAGPNNSRRKMREIVFSAIYQFDFNEDMESSSDYLEQELSFFSMEMEMKLRTRKYFDTILKNRNEIDEIIRKHLTNWTFERLASTDKNVLRLGAYEIIYEPDIPIEVTLNESIDIAKKYGSEQGGKFVNGVLDKIARECASTEKKHL
- the efp gene encoding elongation factor P, whose translation is MIEVGKIRKGMPLIIEEEIYIVTEANKHSMGRGDGIIRTRMKNLKTGLVRQFTFQASEKVEEAALSFRHVQYLYSEDELFHFMDLETYEQYTIGVDEMGDALDYIKENEEVDLQFHEDRPIGVILPNTVVLKVTDTAPAYKGDTVSGSGKPAVLETGLKVTVPFFVENGERIRVDTRTGEYIERA
- a CDS encoding Asp23/Gls24 family envelope stress response protein translates to MDFEETDLGRIEISEAVIRDIAIHSYIEFLKFDPKEAKARKEAKSTVDIDLDEKVDGTKTVKITVNTKIKYGVSIPSHARKMQEKLKNDVESFSGIKVEDVSITIEDVYEEAQKPAMFEEEEEFENSEVKPELQESKSEETVEETEDEDREKEV
- a CDS encoding formate--tetrahydrofolate ligase: MLTDLEIAQKAELKEIDEIASSVSIPDKHIRRYGKHIAKISHQYLNELQDKPDGKLVLVTAISPTSAGEGKTTTSVGLAMALNKIGKKSFVTLREPSVGPIMGIKGGAAGGGYSQVLPMEEINLHFTGDFHAISLAHNLLSAVIDAHINFDNELRIDPAQLYWPRTMDMNDRALRQIIVGLGGSANGYPREDSFVITAASEIMAIICLSKNLVDLKERLARIIVGRSYDGDFITVKDLNVQGAMATLLKDVLDPNLVQTIEGTPAFVHGGPFANIAHGTNTLTATKMALKLSDYVITEAGFGADLGAEKFLDFVCPVGGLNPSAVVLVASIRALKLNGGASKKDILEEDLSALEKGFENLKVHFENIHKYGIPVIVALNEFPTDTEKEREKFDGLCKSNSIPYERSSVWAEGGAGGVDLARKLVELVDGPSDYKPLIPMDLSFEEKLDKLAKEIYRAGRVDLEPAAKSKLRLFKKQGVDRLPIIVAKTQYSISDDDKKLGAPQGYTFKVRDLNLSAGAGFIVVVAGKIMLMPGLGRDPNAKQIDVDADGKISGLF
- a CDS encoding bifunctional 5,10-methylenetetrahydrofolate dehydrogenase/5,10-methenyltetrahydrofolate cyclohydrolase, which translates into the protein MILDGKIVSKSIYDEIKEKIGNRTGELPSLVLFCDEPDPSNKTYMKSIRKQGEKLGIEVIVRDSGSNPVEEISELNKDKSVAGIMVMHPLKNANEKAVLAALDPGKDLEGRTVSNLGGIINDEEFFAPPTAEAVMEILDYYGIEVKGRDITIVGRSNTVGKPLALLLLKKGVDGTVTVCHSRSRDISEKTFNADIVVSAVGIAKFIEREMIRPGAVVIDVGINFVDGKLVGDVDFDEVSQIAAAITPVPGGVGSVTTALLFRHYYRSIERMES